A window of Vigna unguiculata cultivar IT97K-499-35 chromosome 4, ASM411807v1, whole genome shotgun sequence contains these coding sequences:
- the LOC114180653 gene encoding uncharacterized protein LOC114180653 — translation MVSTHSRAGVNKQVEAGPSGPTNITPDLAVILDSQAKMQLELVDLKKRNADEMEALRQENSRLRRKIEADPTQKGKAKETSDVAGSPAFQPTKEESEYNPTPHTFTTTQQTPILSTHPTHFHSTLPGNTTAPTPAATLLTTHIPPYNMPITLHTTHITATDHTVTAALVQDVSGTQHPIYFVSRTLQDPKTRYQMVEKLGLSLVHAARLRPYFQNHNIIVKTDYPIQKILQKPDLAGRMLSWAVELFEFNIHYKLDGPIKAQCLLDFVNDLQQTPEKDQWTLYVDGSSILKGAGVGIVLEGPNDILIEKSLHFAFKTSNNQAEYEAILASLSLAREVGVKSKNVRADILSKLANTKLKGRHRSLLQQTLSAPSITNTCHNLTQHQADNWTTLYIQYLQTGNPPPNANRTWITKAARYTSIGDDLYKRGYDQPLLKCVTTEQARYIIKELHEGICGYHSGARTMTTRILCVGYFLPTMEADYQDFVKKCIPCQKHGNLIHQKQEQLHFILSPWPFTKCGIDILGPFSPGKGQVKFLIVAVDYFTKWIETKPLATITAQQVQ, via the exons ATGGTTTCTACCCACAGCAGAGCAGGAGTTAACAAGCAAGTTGAAGCTGGCCCCTCAGGACCTACTAACATCACTCCAGATCTGGCCGTCATCCTAGATAgtcaagccaagatgcaacTGGAGCTGGTTGACTTGAAGAAGCGCAATGCTGATGAGATGGAAGCACTGCGACAGGAGAATTCTCGCCTAaggcgaaagatcgaagccGATCCTactcaaaagggaaaggccaaggaaacATCTGATGTCGCAGGATCCCCAGCTTTCCAACCTACAAAAGAGGAAagcgagtacaatcctaccccgcacaccttcaccaccacccaacaaactccCATCCTCTCAACCCATCCTACTCACTTCCACTCCACCCTCCCGGGAAATACTACAGCTCCCACCCCCGCTGCCACCCTGCTCACCACTCATATCCCACCTTACAACATGCCCATCACTCTACACACCACTCATATCACCGCCACAGATCACACCGTAACCGCCGCGCTAGTTCAAGATGTCAGCGGCACCCAACATCCTATTTACTTCGTCAGCAGAACCCTGCAAGACCCCAAAACCAGGTACCAGATGGTGGAAAAGTTGGGCCTATCCCTGGTACACGCAGcccgcctacgcccatacttccaaaatcaTAACATCATCGTCAAAACTGACTACCCAATTCAGAAGATATTGCAGAAACCAGACCTTGCGGGGCGGATGTTGTCTTGGGCCGTTGAGCTATTCGAATTCAACATCCACTACAAACTtgacggccccatcaaagctcaatgccttCTAGACTTTGTCAACGATCTCCAACAAACTCCTGAAaaggaccagtggacactttATGTTGATGGTTCGTCAATCCTGAAGGGGGCAGGTGTTGGCATCGTGCTAGAAGGCCCCAatgacatcctcatcgaaaaatccctccaTTTCGCCTTCAAGACATCtaacaaccaagccgaatatGAAGCCATCCTCGCCAGCTTATCCCTGGCCCGCGAGGTTGGTGTCAA ATCCAAAAACGTTAGAGCCGACATATTATCCAAACTAGCCAACACCAAGTTAAAAGGCCGCCATCGATCACTATTACAACAAACACTGTCCGCCCCTTCCATCACAAATACTTGCCATAACCTAACCCAACACCAAGCCGACAATTGGACAACCCTTTACATCCAGTACCTCCAAACCGGTAACCCTCCACCTAACGCTAACAGAACTTGGATAACTAAAGCCGCCAGGTACACGAGTATAGGCGATGATCTGTATAAACGCGGATACGACCAACCACTTCTCAAATGCGTTACGACAGAACAAGCTCGGTACATAATTAAAGAATTACATGAGGGCATATGTGGCTATCATtccggcgcacgcaccatgACTACCAGAATCCTTTGCGTCGGTTACTTCTTGCCAACCATGGAGGCAGACTACCAAGACTTCGTCAAAAAATGCATACCATGCCAGAAGCATGGCAACCTtatccaccagaaacaagaGCAGCTTCACTTTATACTATCCCCGTGGCCTTTCACAAAGTGTGGAATAGACATCCTCGGCCCTTTCTCCCCCGGCAAAGGTCAAGTAAAGTTCTTAATAgtagccgtcgactacttcaccaagtggatagagACCAAACCCTTAGCCACCATTACTGCCCAGCAAGTCCAATAA